A stretch of Bacteroidota bacterium DNA encodes these proteins:
- a CDS encoding NAD(P)H-dependent glycerol-3-phosphate dehydrogenase: protein MSLKIAVIGGGSWATALVKILCNNVEQLHWCVRSAETVNYVNKYHHNPNYLSSVELDMSKITVSGDLKKVVAAVDILIMAIPAAFLKESIVSLSPDDLKYKTIFSAIKGIVPEDNLIVGEFFNQKYNIPFPQIGVITGPCHAEEVALEKLSYLTIASQSPEIAGFVASQLACRYIKTSVSDDIYGTEYSSVLKNVVAIAAGICHGLGYGDNFQSVLVSNAIQEIKRFVDAVHPIDRDIKSSAYLGDLLVTAYSQFSRNRTFGGMIGKGYSVKAAQLEMNMIAEGYYAVKCVKEINKTYNVEMPIVDAVYHILYEKISPAIEIKLLTDKLS, encoded by the coding sequence TTGAGTCTTAAAATAGCGGTAATAGGTGGAGGAAGCTGGGCCACAGCCCTTGTAAAAATATTGTGCAACAATGTTGAGCAGCTGCATTGGTGTGTGCGAAGTGCGGAAACCGTTAACTATGTTAACAAGTATCACCACAATCCGAATTATCTGAGTTCTGTTGAACTGGATATGAGTAAAATTACAGTAAGCGGCGATCTGAAAAAAGTTGTAGCCGCGGTCGACATCCTTATTATGGCTATTCCCGCCGCATTTTTGAAGGAATCTATTGTTTCGCTGTCACCCGACGATTTAAAGTATAAAACAATTTTTTCGGCCATTAAAGGCATTGTGCCGGAAGACAATTTAATTGTGGGTGAATTTTTTAATCAGAAATACAATATTCCATTCCCGCAAATAGGTGTTATTACAGGTCCTTGCCATGCTGAGGAAGTTGCCCTCGAAAAATTGTCATATTTAACTATTGCTTCACAAAGCCCTGAAATTGCCGGTTTTGTGGCATCTCAACTGGCTTGCCGGTATATTAAAACCTCCGTATCCGATGATATTTACGGAACAGAATATTCGTCCGTTTTGAAGAATGTGGTGGCTATTGCAGCCGGAATTTGTCATGGCTTAGGCTATGGCGATAATTTTCAGTCAGTGTTGGTTTCAAATGCCATACAGGAAATAAAGCGTTTTGTTGATGCGGTGCATCCGATCGACCGGGATATAAAAAGTTCGGCATACTTAGGCGATCTGCTTGTTACAGCCTATTCGCAATTTAGCCGCAACCGTACGTTTGGAGGAATGATTGGGAAAGGATATTCAGTAAAGGCGGCACAGTTGGAAATGAATATGATAGCGGAAGGGTATTATGCTGTTAAGTGTGTGAAAGAGATCAACAAAACGTATAATGTGGAGATGCCGATTGTTGATGCCGTGTATCACATACTGTA